In Felis catus isolate Fca126 chromosome A3, F.catus_Fca126_mat1.0, whole genome shotgun sequence, a single genomic region encodes these proteins:
- the LOC109498531 gene encoding uncharacterized protein LOC109498531: MGNGQQEKENPPSQCSLTEHWLTRLSCPVTNGRSHQPSFQITCVYLHGLPTTWKVLCREGLTTSLKDRQGVRLSPNTAELTTQNTFTLPGNVQSEQGSAGPACLCCTGHQLEGRVQSSCGATHVPGSGLVRANGWGQEQLGLLTHTFLHGSCWHVKSYKWPLLTTGKELQTLNTQQSFLDPSEVGSPGKPWPPEPERQTGATMVLGQQDITWKQRRSPLPAPHVDGLLGPERRKPEPSKQPPVSSRPGADWPGSQGSHTTEQESSWP, from the exons ATGGGCAACGgccaacaggaaaaagaaaaccctcccTCTCAGTGCTCCCTCACAGAGCACTG GCTGACCAGGTTATCCTGTCCCGTGACCAACGGTCGCTCACACCAGCCCAGTTTCCAGATCACATGTGTTTACCTTCACGGACTGCCTACCACGTGGAAGGTATTGTGCCGGGAGGGGCTTACAACATCCCTCAAAGACAGGCAGGGTGTCAGGTTATCACCTAACACTGCAGAACTAACCACCCAAAACACATTTACTTTGCCTGGGAATGTGCAGAGTGAGCAGGGCTCAGCAGGGCCAGCTTGTCTCTGCTGCACTGGGCATCAGCTCGAAGGCCGAGTTCAGTCATCATGTGGGGCCACTCACGTGCCTGGTTCTGGCCTGGTAAGAGCCAACGGCTGGGGGCAGGAACAGCTGGGACTCCTCACACACACCTTTCTCCATGGCAGCTGCTGG CATGTAAAAAGCTACAAGTGGCCACTCCTAACAACAGGTAAAGAGCTGCAAACGCTGAACACTCAACAATCCTTCCTAGATCCTTCAGAGGTGGGGTCACCGGGCAAACCATGGCCCCCCGaaccagagagacagacag GTGCCACCATGGTGCTGGGTCAACAGGACATCACATGGAAGCAAAGGAGGAgtccccttcctgctccccatgTGGATGGCCTCCTGGGGCCTGAAAGGAGAAAACCAGAACCCTCAAAGCAGCCACCGGTCTCCTCACGCCCGGGAGCAGACTGGCCTGGGTCCCAGGGCAGCCACACCACAGAACAAGAGTCCTCTTGGCCTTGA